In the genome of Acidobacteriota bacterium, one region contains:
- a CDS encoding lipid A biosynthesis acyltransferase, with protein MGSLPRPVARRLGGGITTAFYYLHRRLIRVGRRNLELALPELAQAERERILRELYQHLGRQMAEFCLFPRDRREDLAALMPTVGLEHYLEAQARGKGVLVLTAHLGAWELASFGHSLAGYPMRFIIRPLDNRPLDALVNRYRGLHGNLPISKRDFARGLLQAMQANQTVGVLLDQNSSPPQGVFVPFFGVPACTAAGPAKIALRTGAAVVPGFAVWEKDQQRYVLYFEPAIELPVSGDEDADVVAHTAIFNAVLERWIRRYPEQWLWIHRRWKTRPPGQTALY; from the coding sequence ATGGGCAGCCTGCCACGGCCGGTGGCGCGTCGGCTGGGCGGCGGGATTACCACCGCGTTCTACTATTTGCACCGGCGGCTGATTCGCGTGGGGCGACGGAATCTGGAGCTGGCGCTTCCGGAGCTGGCGCAGGCGGAGCGAGAGCGGATCTTGCGCGAGCTTTACCAGCATCTGGGGCGGCAGATGGCGGAGTTTTGCCTCTTTCCGCGCGACCGGCGCGAAGATTTGGCGGCGCTGATGCCGACGGTGGGCCTCGAACATTATTTAGAGGCGCAGGCGCGGGGCAAAGGCGTACTGGTGCTGACCGCACATTTGGGAGCGTGGGAGCTGGCGAGCTTCGGGCATTCGCTCGCCGGGTATCCCATGCGCTTCATCATCCGGCCGCTCGACAACCGGCCGCTGGACGCTCTGGTGAACCGCTACCGCGGGCTGCACGGCAATTTGCCTATCAGCAAGCGGGACTTTGCGCGCGGACTGCTGCAGGCGATGCAGGCGAATCAAACCGTGGGCGTGCTGCTGGACCAGAACTCCTCGCCGCCGCAGGGCGTGTTCGTACCGTTCTTCGGCGTGCCGGCCTGCACGGCGGCGGGGCCGGCGAAAATCGCGCTGCGCACGGGTGCGGCCGTGGTACCCGGGTTTGCGGTGTGGGAAAAAGATCAGCAGCGGTATGTACTGTATTTCGAGCCGGCGATCGAGCTGCCGGTCAGCGGCGATGAGGATGCCGATGTGGTGGCGCACACCGCAATCTTCAACGCCGTGCTGGAACGCTGGATTCGCCGTTATCCTGAACAGTGGCTTTGGATTCACCGCCGATGGAAAACCCGCCCGCCGGGCCAAACTGCCCTGTACTGA
- a CDS encoding isocitrate lyase/phosphoenolpyruvate mutase family protein, with amino-acid sequence MTQAVLAQRLLQLHQGSEPVLFANCWDAASARVLQECGMPAVATSSAAIANTLGYADGQRIGREEMFAAVRRITRAVSVPVSADCEAGYASDAAGVAETTRLLLATGAVGMNLEDSIEDESKLVPLERQVENIKAVRTAAAAAGVHLVLNARVDAFFLHSTPPADPFAEAVKRMRAYRAAGADCIFTPGVTDLDVIRRLLHESPGPLNLLCGPGTPTVAELRDAGIRRISVGSKPYLAALALLRRTAEEMRTTGSFAPLAGGLTYAEVNGWLRN; translated from the coding sequence ATGACCCAAGCCGTGCTTGCGCAGCGGCTGCTCCAGCTTCATCAGGGCAGCGAACCGGTGCTGTTCGCCAACTGCTGGGACGCCGCCAGCGCGCGCGTGCTGCAGGAATGCGGCATGCCCGCCGTGGCCACATCGAGCGCGGCCATCGCCAACACGCTCGGCTACGCCGATGGCCAGCGCATCGGGCGCGAGGAAATGTTCGCCGCCGTGCGCCGGATTACGCGCGCCGTCAGCGTTCCCGTGAGCGCCGACTGTGAAGCCGGCTACGCCTCCGATGCCGCCGGCGTCGCCGAAACCACGCGCCTGCTCCTTGCGACCGGCGCCGTGGGGATGAACCTGGAAGACAGCATCGAGGACGAATCGAAGCTGGTGCCGCTGGAGCGGCAAGTGGAAAACATCAAGGCCGTCCGCACTGCCGCCGCCGCCGCCGGCGTTCATCTGGTCCTCAACGCGCGCGTCGACGCCTTCTTTCTGCATAGCACGCCTCCCGCCGATCCGTTTGCCGAGGCGGTGAAGCGCATGCGCGCCTATCGCGCTGCTGGCGCCGATTGCATCTTCACTCCCGGTGTTACTGACCTCGATGTCATTCGCCGCCTATTGCACGAAAGTCCCGGCCCATTGAACCTTCTGTGCGGCCCAGGCACGCCGACCGTCGCCGAGCTGCGCGATGCCGGCATCCGCCGCATCAGCGTCGGATCCAAACCCTATCTGGCCGCCCTGGCGCTGCTCCGCCGTACCGCCGAAGAAATGCGTACTACCGGCTCCTTCGCGCCCCTCGCCGGCGGCTTGACCTATGCGGAAGTCAACGGCTGGCTGCGTAATTAG
- a CDS encoding ATP-binding cassette domain-containing protein, which produces MPLPQPILIEFDRVGISFDHQPVLEDVSFQVRRGETKVLLGETGAGKSVALKLALGLLRPDTGVVEVLGERVSSLPEEQLFALRRRIGMVFQESALFDSLTVRENVAYRLNEEGQLDADAIEARVRACLAMVDLEEAIDKMPAELSGGMQRRVSIARALSTEPEVMLYDSPTGGLDPITATNIMEQIIKLRDVNRVTALLVTHRLQDGFLMATHRWDRERNQLVWAPDHDAATSFLVLHEHHIIFNGAADALLASSDPYLRHFLQS; this is translated from the coding sequence ATGCCGCTGCCCCAGCCGATCCTGATCGAGTTCGACCGTGTGGGTATATCGTTTGACCACCAGCCCGTGCTCGAAGACGTCAGCTTCCAGGTCCGGCGCGGGGAAACCAAAGTCTTGCTGGGCGAAACCGGCGCCGGCAAATCCGTAGCCCTGAAACTCGCGCTCGGCCTCTTGCGCCCTGATACCGGCGTTGTCGAAGTACTGGGCGAGCGCGTCAGCTCCCTGCCCGAAGAGCAGCTCTTTGCGCTGCGGCGCCGCATCGGCATGGTGTTTCAGGAAAGCGCGCTGTTCGACTCGCTTACGGTGCGGGAAAATGTGGCCTACCGCCTGAACGAGGAGGGTCAGCTCGATGCCGATGCCATCGAGGCGCGGGTGCGCGCCTGCCTGGCGATGGTCGATTTGGAAGAGGCGATCGACAAAATGCCGGCGGAACTCTCCGGTGGCATGCAGCGCCGCGTGTCGATTGCGCGCGCACTCTCGACCGAGCCTGAGGTCATGCTCTACGATTCCCCCACCGGCGGTCTCGATCCCATCACCGCGACCAACATCATGGAGCAGATCATCAAGCTACGCGATGTCAACCGCGTCACCGCGCTGCTGGTGACCCACCGCCTGCAGGATGGCTTCCTGATGGCCACGCACCGCTGGGATCGTGAGCGCAATCAGCTTGTCTGGGCGCCCGATCACGACGCCGCCACCTCTTTCCTCGTGCTGCACGAGCACCACATCATTTTCAATGGCGCCGCCGACGCCTTGCTCGCGTCGTCCGACCCCTATCTGCGCCACTTTCTCCAGTCGTAG
- a CDS encoding DEAD/DEAH box helicase: MTVGLHAAVAGWFTGRFGEPSEPQALGWPHIAAGHDTLIAAPTGSGKTLAAFLIAIDGLIRQAADGTLGEATEIVYVSPLKALANDVHKNLELPLAEISEQAMASGVLLPRIRVAVRTGDTLPGERNAMLRRPPHILVTTPESLYILLTSRGGRGILRTARTVIVDEIHALAANKRGAHLALSLERLDELAGAPLQRIGLSATVKPLETVAHFLVGARALPKLVQVADRRRLDLAVETPAAPLGPIATNEEWEERYERLAALAREHRSTLVFVPTRRMAERVAHRMRERLGEDHVAAHHGSLSRAIRLRAEERFKAGALQMMVATASLELGLDIGSVDLVCQLGSTRQLAAAWQRVGRAGHWKGAIPKGRFFALTRDDLIECAALVRGLRTGALDTLHVPDWPRDILAQQMVAAVAACERPEGWSEDDLFAMARQAWPYRELPREEFDALVELLSEGISSRRGRRGAFLHRDGVHHRLRPRRGARLAAITCGGAIAETASYVVQAEPENLPIGSLDEDFAVESNAGDIILLGTHSWKVRGIETGRVRVEDAHGAPPTVPFWLGEAPGRTRELSAVLAELREEIGSHEPEWLATECGLSADAARQVVTYLNESRAALGVIPSQRHLVAERFFDDGGGMQLVIHAPFGSAINKAWGMALRKRFCRGFDFELQASASENGLTLALSEQHSFPLETIFHFLRAEGVEAILEQAILQAPIFQTRWRWVVGRALALLRFSGGRKLAPQLQRMRSEDLLAAAFPMQVGCQDNHGGEDLEIPNHPYVQETMRDCLHEFVDLGGLQEVLSGLESGAIMVSAVDTPAPSGLAQEILNVGPYGFLDDAPLEERRSRAVNLRAAAAPLGPGVLDPAAVAAVCAEAWPQPQSVDELHDLLLSTVYWPSSEVLPEWRPWLEALQIDGRIVAHGAGWAAAERLPLLQGEASAGPAGVVWPGVEFSGATPTPSEAAMERIVGGWMEILGPVSEAALAQRLGLEAAAVAQALLALEGQGRVIRGEFGWCERALLARIHRRMVHRLRAEVETIAPAVFYRFLRRWQHLEAGTRLHGLRGLEAVLDQLQGFEAPAQAWEQHLLPARVADYAPELLDQLCLSGAFTWARLSASSGKRAAPTRNSPLAFFRRSEADWLLAASGWKPIDEALSAEAIAVLARLRQRGASFFADLVLPGMVKSQIEDALWELVAAGLVTADGFDNLRAFLDPKRRSGERHAAMPRHALGRWALLAAEPANLADEAVRMALAERQAQLWLRRYGVIFKALLAREASALPWYEILLACRRLEARGEIRGGRFVSGFAGEQYALPQAVEALKAQRRLTPDARTAAIAAADPLNLAGIILPGERVPSQRLELVAG; the protein is encoded by the coding sequence ATGACGGTGGGGCTGCATGCGGCGGTGGCGGGGTGGTTTACGGGGCGGTTTGGTGAGCCGTCGGAGCCGCAGGCGCTGGGGTGGCCCCACATCGCCGCTGGGCACGACACGCTAATCGCTGCGCCGACCGGCTCGGGCAAGACGCTGGCGGCGTTTCTGATTGCCATCGATGGCCTGATCCGTCAGGCGGCGGACGGGACGCTGGGCGAGGCGACGGAGATCGTCTATGTCTCGCCGCTTAAAGCGCTGGCAAACGATGTTCATAAGAACCTGGAGCTGCCGCTGGCGGAGATCAGCGAGCAGGCGATGGCGTCGGGCGTGCTGCTACCGCGCATCCGGGTCGCGGTGCGGACGGGCGATACGCTGCCGGGCGAGCGCAACGCCATGCTGCGGCGGCCGCCGCACATTCTGGTGACCACCCCCGAGTCGCTCTATATTCTGCTCACGTCGCGCGGTGGACGCGGGATTCTCAGGACCGCGCGCACCGTCATCGTGGATGAGATCCACGCGCTCGCCGCCAACAAGCGCGGGGCGCATCTGGCACTGAGCCTGGAGCGGCTGGACGAACTGGCGGGCGCACCGCTGCAACGCATCGGCCTCTCGGCCACGGTCAAGCCGCTGGAAACCGTGGCGCATTTTTTGGTGGGCGCGCGTGCGCTGCCCAAACTGGTGCAGGTCGCCGACCGGCGGCGGCTGGACCTGGCGGTCGAAACGCCCGCCGCACCGCTCGGACCGATCGCCACCAATGAGGAATGGGAAGAGCGCTACGAGCGGCTGGCGGCGCTGGCGCGCGAGCATCGCTCGACACTGGTCTTTGTGCCCACGCGGCGCATGGCCGAGCGCGTGGCGCACCGCATGCGCGAGCGGCTGGGCGAAGACCACGTGGCGGCGCACCATGGCAGCCTGTCACGCGCGATCCGGCTGCGGGCCGAAGAACGCTTCAAAGCCGGCGCCTTGCAGATGATGGTCGCCACGGCGTCGCTGGAGCTGGGGCTGGATATCGGCTCGGTCGATCTGGTCTGCCAGCTTGGTTCAACACGGCAGCTTGCTGCGGCCTGGCAGCGCGTCGGCCGCGCGGGTCATTGGAAAGGCGCAATTCCGAAAGGACGGTTCTTTGCGCTGACCCGCGACGATCTGATCGAATGCGCGGCACTGGTGCGGGGCTTGCGCACGGGCGCGCTCGATACGCTGCATGTGCCCGACTGGCCGCGCGACATTCTGGCACAGCAAATGGTCGCCGCGGTGGCTGCGTGCGAGCGCCCGGAGGGTTGGTCCGAAGACGATCTGTTTGCGATGGCGAGGCAGGCGTGGCCGTACCGGGAACTGCCGCGCGAGGAATTCGACGCGCTGGTGGAATTGCTGAGCGAAGGCATCAGCAGCCGGCGCGGGCGGCGCGGAGCATTTCTGCACCGCGACGGTGTCCATCACCGGCTGCGGCCCCGCCGCGGGGCGCGCCTCGCGGCAATCACCTGCGGCGGCGCCATCGCTGAGACGGCGAGCTATGTGGTGCAAGCCGAGCCGGAAAACCTGCCCATCGGCTCGCTCGATGAGGATTTCGCCGTCGAGAGCAACGCCGGCGACATTATTCTGCTGGGCACGCACTCCTGGAAAGTGCGCGGCATCGAGACCGGGCGCGTGCGCGTGGAAGATGCGCATGGCGCGCCGCCGACCGTTCCCTTCTGGCTGGGCGAAGCGCCGGGGCGCACGCGCGAGCTTTCGGCGGTGCTGGCAGAGCTGCGCGAAGAAATCGGTTCGCATGAGCCGGAATGGCTGGCGACCGAGTGCGGGCTTTCGGCCGATGCAGCGCGGCAGGTCGTGACGTACCTGAACGAAAGCCGGGCAGCGCTGGGCGTGATTCCTTCACAGCGCCATCTCGTGGCGGAACGTTTCTTCGACGATGGCGGCGGAATGCAGCTCGTGATTCACGCGCCGTTCGGCTCGGCCATCAACAAAGCCTGGGGCATGGCGCTGCGAAAGCGCTTCTGCCGAGGCTTTGATTTTGAGCTGCAGGCGTCGGCCAGCGAGAACGGCCTGACGCTGGCGCTCTCGGAGCAGCACAGCTTTCCGCTCGAAACCATCTTTCACTTCCTGCGCGCTGAGGGCGTCGAGGCGATTCTGGAGCAAGCCATCCTGCAGGCGCCGATTTTCCAGACGCGCTGGCGCTGGGTGGTAGGACGCGCGCTGGCGCTGCTGCGCTTCAGCGGCGGGCGGAAGCTCGCGCCGCAGCTTCAGCGCATGCGCTCGGAAGATTTGCTGGCGGCGGCGTTTCCGATGCAAGTAGGCTGCCAGGACAACCACGGCGGCGAAGATCTGGAGATCCCCAACCACCCCTACGTGCAGGAGACGATGCGCGACTGCCTGCACGAGTTCGTGGACCTCGGGGGATTGCAGGAAGTGCTGAGTGGACTCGAGTCCGGGGCGATCATGGTTTCGGCTGTTGATACACCGGCGCCCTCGGGGCTGGCGCAGGAAATTCTCAACGTCGGCCCGTATGGTTTCCTCGACGACGCGCCGCTTGAGGAGCGGCGCTCGCGTGCGGTGAACCTGCGCGCCGCGGCGGCGCCGCTCGGGCCGGGCGTGCTGGATCCGGCGGCGGTAGCGGCGGTCTGCGCGGAAGCGTGGCCGCAGCCGCAGTCAGTAGACGAACTGCACGATCTTTTGTTATCAACAGTTTACTGGCCATCCTCTGAAGTGCTACCCGAATGGCGCCCGTGGCTGGAAGCGCTGCAGATCGACGGCCGCATCGTCGCGCACGGCGCCGGCTGGGCGGCGGCGGAACGGCTGCCGCTGCTGCAGGGCGAAGCGTCGGCGGGGCCCGCAGGCGTGGTCTGGCCGGGGGTTGAATTCAGCGGCGCCACGCCGACGCCGAGTGAAGCGGCCATGGAACGCATCGTGGGCGGCTGGATGGAGATTTTGGGTCCCGTAAGCGAGGCGGCGCTGGCGCAGCGATTGGGACTCGAGGCGGCGGCTGTAGCGCAGGCACTGCTGGCGCTTGAGGGGCAAGGCCGCGTGATCCGCGGTGAATTTGGATGGTGCGAGAGAGCGCTACTGGCGCGCATTCACCGGCGGATGGTGCACCGGCTGCGGGCGGAAGTCGAGACAATCGCGCCAGCCGTCTTCTACCGCTTTCTGCGGCGCTGGCAGCATCTCGAGGCCGGAACGCGGTTGCATGGCTTGCGCGGCCTCGAAGCCGTGCTCGACCAACTGCAGGGCTTTGAAGCTCCGGCGCAGGCGTGGGAGCAGCACCTGTTACCGGCGCGGGTGGCCGACTATGCTCCGGAACTGCTCGATCAGCTTTGTTTGTCTGGCGCGTTCACATGGGCCCGGCTCTCGGCCAGCTCGGGCAAACGCGCCGCGCCGACGCGCAACTCGCCGCTGGCATTTTTCCGGCGCAGCGAAGCGGACTGGCTGCTGGCGGCGTCGGGATGGAAACCAATCGACGAGGCGTTGAGCGCCGAAGCCATCGCCGTGCTGGCCCGCCTGCGGCAGCGTGGCGCCAGCTTCTTCGCCGATCTGGTGCTGCCAGGTATGGTAAAAAGCCAGATTGAAGACGCCCTCTGGGAGCTAGTGGCGGCGGGCCTCGTCACCGCCGACGGCTTCGACAATCTGCGGGCATTTCTCGACCCGAAGCGCCGTAGCGGCGAAAGGCACGCCGCCATGCCCCGCCACGCCCTCGGCCGCTGGGCGCTGCTCGCGGCCGAGCCGGCCAACCTCGCCGACGAGGCCGTGCGCATGGCCTTGGCAGAACGGCAAGCGCAACTCTGGCTGCGGCGCTATGGCGTTATTTTCAAGGCGCTGCTCGCGCGCGAGGCGAGCGCCCTGCCCTGGTACGAAATTCTGTTGGCCTGCCGGCGGCTCGAAGCGCGGGGCGAAATCCGTGGTGGCCGCTTCGTTTCCGGCTTTGCCGGCGAGCAATATGCCCTGCCGCAAGCCGTTGAGGCGCTCAAAGCCCAGCGCCGCCTGACGCCGGATGCCCGCACCGCCGCCATTGCCGCCGCCGACCCGCTCAACCTGGCCGGCATCATCCTGCCCGGCGAGCGCGTCCCCTCCCAGCGACTGGAGTTGGTCGCCGGCTGA
- a CDS encoding glycosyltransferase family 39 protein, with translation MDSPPMENPPAGPNCPVLKTRRESPAWRWGIGIGVCVLGWATLLAGLGSFGLLGPDEPRYAAIAAAMARTGDWITPHLWGRPWLEKPVLYYWLAALSDGSHRVASAASSRLPNALLAAAMLLGLFFWLRRERSAHAGMLGALIGLSSVFVFAFGRAATTDMTLTAPFALGMMALYLWLREGETARPLWLNCAAVAMALATLAKGPVALVLGALALVGFAALTGRWQLWPRLFRPSAVVLYLVVAAPWYVLAELHNHGFFHSFFVQQNLERMATNVYRHPQPFWFYVPVILLAVFPWTGWFGLPLTAGWKKYREPLHAYLLCWLLAPIVFFSFSASKLPGYILPAVPAAVALLAVCAEDRWARLPRWPLVISAFLAGVVPAAVALTPWFLETSKLRLPFTAVLERNPGTILLAAICILVMLFFAVRRRGAAYVAAACILVAAGVLALTRPPLSQRIDVGLSGEPLGRSLEAQCGTALPEACGSLPVYTANLNRARLYGAEFVLGARLAPWPAQPPADALVILDRRNAMPFSMRLGNAFNAAAQPRFIPPEARSAPPWIVMRVRRGR, from the coding sequence TTGGATTCACCGCCGATGGAAAACCCGCCCGCCGGGCCAAACTGCCCTGTACTGAAGACCCGGCGCGAGAGCCCGGCATGGCGCTGGGGCATTGGCATCGGCGTCTGCGTGCTGGGCTGGGCGACACTGCTCGCGGGCCTCGGCAGCTTCGGGCTGCTGGGACCGGACGAACCACGCTATGCGGCCATCGCCGCCGCCATGGCGCGGACGGGCGACTGGATTACACCCCACCTGTGGGGGCGGCCGTGGCTGGAAAAGCCGGTGCTGTATTACTGGTTGGCAGCGCTCAGCGACGGCTCGCATCGTGTGGCCAGCGCGGCCAGTTCGCGGCTGCCCAACGCACTGCTGGCAGCGGCGATGCTGCTGGGGCTTTTTTTCTGGTTGCGGCGCGAGCGCAGCGCGCACGCCGGCATGCTCGGGGCCTTGATCGGCCTGAGCAGCGTGTTTGTGTTTGCCTTCGGGCGTGCGGCAACCACGGACATGACGCTGACCGCGCCGTTTGCACTGGGGATGATGGCGCTATATCTTTGGCTGCGCGAGGGAGAAACCGCCCGGCCGCTGTGGCTCAACTGCGCCGCCGTGGCTATGGCGCTGGCCACGCTCGCCAAGGGGCCGGTGGCGCTGGTACTGGGCGCGCTGGCGCTGGTGGGATTTGCCGCGCTGACCGGACGCTGGCAATTGTGGCCGCGGTTGTTTCGGCCGTCAGCGGTGGTTCTGTATTTGGTTGTCGCTGCCCCCTGGTACGTGCTGGCCGAACTGCACAATCACGGCTTCTTCCATAGTTTTTTCGTACAGCAGAACCTGGAACGGATGGCGACGAATGTTTACCGGCATCCGCAACCGTTCTGGTTCTATGTGCCGGTAATTCTGCTGGCGGTTTTTCCCTGGACGGGTTGGTTCGGCCTGCCGCTCACGGCGGGCTGGAAAAAGTATCGTGAACCGCTGCACGCTTATCTGCTCTGCTGGCTGCTGGCGCCCATCGTGTTCTTCTCGTTTTCAGCCTCGAAGCTGCCGGGCTATATTTTGCCGGCCGTTCCGGCGGCGGTGGCCTTGCTCGCGGTGTGCGCCGAGGACCGCTGGGCGCGGCTGCCGCGCTGGCCGCTGGTAATCAGCGCCTTTTTGGCGGGCGTGGTACCAGCAGCGGTGGCGCTGACGCCGTGGTTTCTCGAGACCAGCAAGCTGCGGCTGCCGTTCACGGCGGTGCTGGAGCGCAATCCGGGCACGATTCTGCTGGCGGCGATCTGCATTCTGGTGATGCTGTTCTTCGCAGTGCGGCGGCGCGGGGCGGCCTACGTTGCTGCGGCGTGCATTCTTGTGGCCGCCGGCGTGTTGGCGCTGACGCGACCGCCGCTGAGCCAGCGCATTGACGTCGGGCTGAGCGGCGAACCGCTGGGCCGCTCACTGGAGGCCCAGTGCGGCACGGCGCTGCCGGAGGCCTGCGGTTCCCTTCCCGTTTACACCGCGAACCTGAACCGGGCGCGGCTCTATGGCGCCGAATTTGTGCTCGGCGCCCGGCTGGCCCCCTGGCCCGCGCAGCCACCTGCGGATGCACTGGTGATCCTCGACCGGCGCAACGCCATGCCCTTCAGCATGCGCCTCGGCAACGCGTTCAACGCCGCTGCCCAGCCGCGTTTCATTCCGCCCGAGGCGCGCTCGGCCCCGCCCTGGATCGTAATGCGTGTGCGCCGGGGACGATAA
- a CDS encoding type II toxin-antitoxin system prevent-host-death family antitoxin → MSITTITSREFNQDVSRAKRAAKHGPVFITDRGKPAHVLLTAEEYRRLSGHKRSIGQALSMPEVADIELDIERPRGLPKFPELD, encoded by the coding sequence ATGAGCATCACGACCATCACGAGCCGCGAATTTAATCAGGACGTGTCGCGGGCGAAGCGTGCGGCCAAGCACGGGCCGGTGTTCATTACCGACCGAGGGAAGCCGGCGCATGTGCTCTTGACGGCGGAGGAATACCGTCGGCTCAGTGGCCACAAGCGGAGCATCGGCCAGGCTTTGTCAATGCCAGAGGTGGCCGATATCGAGCTCGATATTGAACGCCCCCGCGGTCTGCCGAAGTTTCCCGAACTTGACTAA
- a CDS encoding type II toxin-antitoxin system VapC family toxin produces the protein MLLLDTNVVSELRKINTPRVNPNVALWQSRVPATDLYISVITLMEIEVGILRLARNDAIQAAILRGWLENRVLPEFARRTLPVDQAVAYRCARLHIPNPKPDRDALIAATALVHGMSIVTRNGSDFHDLGVTVVNPWAREQGELQ, from the coding sequence ATGCTGCTGCTCGACACGAACGTTGTTTCCGAGCTGCGGAAAATCAACACGCCCAGGGTTAACCCGAACGTTGCCCTCTGGCAGTCGCGCGTACCGGCAACCGATCTTTATATCTCCGTGATCACACTGATGGAAATAGAGGTCGGAATCCTTCGACTCGCCCGGAACGACGCAATACAAGCGGCGATTCTGCGTGGCTGGCTGGAGAACCGCGTTTTGCCGGAATTTGCACGGCGCACGTTGCCGGTCGATCAAGCCGTCGCATACCGCTGTGCCCGACTCCACATACCCAACCCAAAGCCGGATCGAGATGCGCTTATTGCAGCCACTGCGTTGGTACACGGCATGTCAATTGTGACCCGAAATGGCAGTGATTTCCACGATCTCGGAGTGACCGTCGTCAACCCATGGGCCCGGGAGCAGGGTGAACTTCAGTAG
- a CDS encoding ABC transporter permease → MLAGSAFRNLFARPFYGGDVILQMDSIGVGSLPIVILTGFFTGAVMSLQLASTLQQYGQIQRTGQLVALSLVMELGPVLIGLMVAGRNAAGMASELGSMVVTEQVDAMRALGTDPMKKLVSPRLLATIVMMFFLVILADFMGMVGGYVYAISALGLNGQQYWSLALQSLDVGSLAQGLIKPIIFGIVVAVVGCYYGMTARGGTRGVGRATTTAVVSSSVLIIVLDFLLSRVLLSIFGA, encoded by the coding sequence ATGCTGGCCGGCTCTGCCTTCCGCAATCTCTTTGCCCGGCCCTTTTACGGCGGCGATGTGATTCTGCAGATGGATTCGATCGGTGTCGGCTCCCTGCCCATCGTCATCCTCACCGGCTTTTTCACCGGCGCGGTGATGTCGCTGCAGTTAGCCTCGACGCTGCAGCAATACGGCCAAATTCAGCGCACCGGCCAACTGGTCGCCCTCTCGCTCGTCATGGAGCTCGGGCCGGTGCTGATCGGTCTGATGGTGGCGGGGCGCAATGCCGCCGGCATGGCCAGCGAACTCGGCTCGATGGTGGTAACCGAACAAGTGGATGCCATGCGCGCTCTGGGTACCGATCCCATGAAAAAGCTGGTCAGTCCGCGCCTGCTGGCAACCATCGTGATGATGTTCTTCCTGGTGATTCTGGCGGATTTCATGGGCATGGTCGGGGGTTACGTTTATGCCATCAGCGCACTCGGTCTGAATGGACAACAGTATTGGTCCTTGGCGCTGCAATCGCTCGACGTCGGTTCGCTGGCCCAGGGCTTGATCAAGCCGATCATCTTCGGTATCGTCGTCGCGGTGGTGGGCTGCTACTACGGCATGACCGCGCGCGGCGGAACGCGCGGCGTAGGACGAGCCACCACCACCGCGGTCGTCTCCTCTTCGGTTCTCATCATCGTGCTTGATTTCCTGCTCAGCCGCGTCTTGTTGAGCATCTTTGGCGCCTAG